The following are from one region of the Brienomyrus brachyistius isolate T26 chromosome 4, BBRACH_0.4, whole genome shotgun sequence genome:
- the LOC125740814 gene encoding cadherin-10-like isoform X1 — MVINHFLVLLLLSFSHLISTVPLSSGSNRNVFNKFASPTEKEGKVLQRTKRGWMWNHFFLLEEYAGSDFQYVGKLHSDQDRGDGTVKYVLYGDGAGSLFLIDENSGDIHATKRLDREEKAFYTLRAQAVSKRTGRPLEPESEFIIKIHDINDNEPKFSKETYLASVPEMSDVGTFVVQVTAMDADDEQYGNSAKLVYSILQGQPYFSIESETGIIRTALSNMNRENREKYQVVIQAKDMAGQMGGLSGTTTINITLSDVNDSPPRFPHSSYHLSVLESVEIGSTVGRIKANDADIGENAEIHYSIMDGDGQDMFTIVTDRITQEGIITVKKSLDYESKRIYTLKVEASNTHLDHRFLHLGPFKDTATVKVTTQDVDEPPVFSRNPYIIEVHEDTAAGSLIGGVTAWDPDSANHPVKYSIDRHTDLDRLFNIESSNGTITTLQALDREMSKWHNISVVATEINNPRQTTRVPVFIKVLDVNDNAPEFAMFYETFVCENVKAGQLIQTISAVDTDEPLVGHKFAFSLSSTNPNFTIFDNEDNTARILTRRGGFSRRETSVYLLPVIISDNDYPIQSSTSTLTIGVCACDSRGNMQSCSTEALLRSAGLSTGALVAILLCVIILLMIVVLFAALRRQKKKEPLIISKEDVRDNVVSYNDEGGGEEDTQAFDIGTLRNPEVMEANKHRRDIIPEMLFPFRRASPIKDNADVRDFISARLQDNDADPTAPPYDSLATYAYEGNGSLAESLSSLESAATEGDQEYDYLSTWGPQFKKLADMYMGKDSDNDT; from the exons CTTCACTCAGACCAGGACCGAGGCGATGGCACGGTGAAGTACGTCCTATACGGGGATGGGgccggctccctgttcctgaTCGACGAGAACTCGGGGGACATCCACGCCACCAAGAGGCTGGACCGCGAGGAGAAGGCCTTCTACACGCTCCGTGCCCAGGCCGTGAGCAAGCGCACAGGCCGGCCACTCGAACCCGAGTCCGAGTTCATCATCAAGATCCACGACATCAACGACAATGAACCCAAGTTCTCCAAGGAGACGTACTTGGCCAGCGTCCCCGAGATGTCCGATGTCG GTACGTTCGTGGTGCAGGTTACCGCCATGGATGCTGACGATGAGCAATATGGAAACAGCGCAAAGCTTGTTTACAGCATCCTCCAGGGACAGCCGTACTTCTCCATCGAGTCAGAAACAG GCATCATCCGGACGGCTCTATCCAACATGAACCGGGAGAACAGGGAGAAGTACCAAGTGGTGATCCAGGCCAAGGACATGGCGGGTCAGATGGGGGGTCTCTCAGGAACCACCACCATAAACATCACCCTCTCGGACGTCAACGACAGCCCGCCGCGATTCCCGCATA gttcttaccatctgtccgTTTTGGAATCGGTGGAGATCGGGTCAACGGTGGGACGGATAAAAGCCAACGATGCGGACATTGGGGAGAACGCGGAAATCCACTACAGCATCATGGATGGTGATGGGCAGGACATGTTCACCATCGTCACTGACCGAATAACTCAGGAAGGCATCATCACTGTTAAGAAG TCACTGGACTATGAAAGCAAGAGGATATACACCTTGAAAGTGGAGGCCAGCAACACCCATCTGGACCACCGGTTCCTGCACCTGGGTCCATTCAAGGACACGGCAACGGTGAAGGTGACGACGCAGGACGTGGACGAGCCGCCGGTGTTCAGCAGGAACCCCTACATCATCGAGGTGCATGAGGATACGGCGGCAGGGAGCCTCATCGGGGGCGTGACTGCCTGGGACCCAGACTCGGCCAATCACCCGGTCAA GTACTCCATCGACCGGCACACTGATCTGGACCGGCTGTTTAATATCGAATCTAGCAATGGGACTATCACAACGTTACAGGCCCTGGACAGAGAAATGTCAAAATGGCACAACATTTCAGTCGTGGCCACGGAAATAA ATAATCCCCGTCAGACCACTCGAGTTCCCGTCTTCATTAAGGTCCTGGACGTCAACGACAATGCTCCGGAGTTCGCGATGTTTTACGAAACCTTTGTGTGTGAAAACGTCAAAGCGGGTCAG ctgATACAGACAATAAGCGCTGTGGACACGGATGAACCTCTCGTTGGGCACAAGTTCGCCTTCAGCCTGAGTTCcaccaatcccaacttcacgaTTTTTGACAACGAAG ATAACACAGCCCGGATCCTTACCAGACGGGGTGGATTCAGTCGGAGAGAGACTAGCGTCTACCTGCTGCCGGTCATCATCTCGGACAACGATTACCCTATCCAGAGCAGCACGAGCACTCTAACCATtggcgtgtgtgcatgtgacagCCGGGGAAATATGCAGTCATGCAGCACGGAGGCGCTGCTGCGCTCAGCCGGGCTCAGCACGGGAGCCCTGGTGGCCATCTTGCTCTGTGTCATCATCCTCCTCA TGATCGTGGTCCTGTTCGCCGCCCTGAGGAGGCAGAAGAAGAAGGAGCCGCTGATCATCTCCAAGGAAGACGTGCGAGACAACGTGGTGAGCTACAACGACGAGGGCGGCGGCGAGGAGGACACACAGGCCTTTGACATCGGCACGCTGCGCAACCCCGAGGTGATGGAAGCTAACAAGCACCGTAGGGACATCATCCCCGAGATGCTGTTCCCCTTCCGCCGGGCGTCGCCCATCAAGGACAACGCGGACGTGCGTGACTTCATCAGCGCAAGGCTGCAGGACAACGACGCTGACCCCACTGCGCCGCCCTATGACTCGCTGGCCACGTATGCCTACGAGGGCAACGGCTCCCTCGCCGAATCGCTCAGCTCGCTGGAGTCCGCCGCAACAGAGGGCGACCAGGAATATGATTATCTTAGCACCTGGGGGCCACAGTTTAAAAAGCTAGCAGACATGTATATGGGAAAGGACAGTGACAATGATACTTAG
- the LOC125740814 gene encoding cadherin-10-like isoform X3, translating into MSPQCFTSKGTFVVQVTAMDADDEQYGNSAKLVYSILQGQPYFSIESETGIIRTALSNMNRENREKYQVVIQAKDMAGQMGGLSGTTTINITLSDVNDSPPRFPHSSYHLSVLESVEIGSTVGRIKANDADIGENAEIHYSIMDGDGQDMFTIVTDRITQEGIITVKKSLDYESKRIYTLKVEASNTHLDHRFLHLGPFKDTATVKVTTQDVDEPPVFSRNPYIIEVHEDTAAGSLIGGVTAWDPDSANHPVKYSIDRHTDLDRLFNIESSNGTITTLQALDREMSKWHNISVVATEINNPRQTTRVPVFIKVLDVNDNAPEFAMFYETFVCENVKAGQLIQTISAVDTDEPLVGHKFAFSLSSTNPNFTIFDNEDNTARILTRRGGFSRRETSVYLLPVIISDNDYPIQSSTSTLTIGVCACDSRGNMQSCSTEALLRSAGLSTGALVAILLCVIILLMIVVLFAALRRQKKKEPLIISKEDVRDNVVSYNDEGGGEEDTQAFDIGTLRNPEVMEANKHRRDIIPEMLFPFRRASPIKDNADVRDFISARLQDNDADPTAPPYDSLATYAYEGNGSLAESLSSLESAATEGDQEYDYLSTWGPQFKKLADMYMGKDSDNDT; encoded by the exons ATGAGTCCCCAATGTTTTACGTCAAAAG GTACGTTCGTGGTGCAGGTTACCGCCATGGATGCTGACGATGAGCAATATGGAAACAGCGCAAAGCTTGTTTACAGCATCCTCCAGGGACAGCCGTACTTCTCCATCGAGTCAGAAACAG GCATCATCCGGACGGCTCTATCCAACATGAACCGGGAGAACAGGGAGAAGTACCAAGTGGTGATCCAGGCCAAGGACATGGCGGGTCAGATGGGGGGTCTCTCAGGAACCACCACCATAAACATCACCCTCTCGGACGTCAACGACAGCCCGCCGCGATTCCCGCATA gttcttaccatctgtccgTTTTGGAATCGGTGGAGATCGGGTCAACGGTGGGACGGATAAAAGCCAACGATGCGGACATTGGGGAGAACGCGGAAATCCACTACAGCATCATGGATGGTGATGGGCAGGACATGTTCACCATCGTCACTGACCGAATAACTCAGGAAGGCATCATCACTGTTAAGAAG TCACTGGACTATGAAAGCAAGAGGATATACACCTTGAAAGTGGAGGCCAGCAACACCCATCTGGACCACCGGTTCCTGCACCTGGGTCCATTCAAGGACACGGCAACGGTGAAGGTGACGACGCAGGACGTGGACGAGCCGCCGGTGTTCAGCAGGAACCCCTACATCATCGAGGTGCATGAGGATACGGCGGCAGGGAGCCTCATCGGGGGCGTGACTGCCTGGGACCCAGACTCGGCCAATCACCCGGTCAA GTACTCCATCGACCGGCACACTGATCTGGACCGGCTGTTTAATATCGAATCTAGCAATGGGACTATCACAACGTTACAGGCCCTGGACAGAGAAATGTCAAAATGGCACAACATTTCAGTCGTGGCCACGGAAATAA ATAATCCCCGTCAGACCACTCGAGTTCCCGTCTTCATTAAGGTCCTGGACGTCAACGACAATGCTCCGGAGTTCGCGATGTTTTACGAAACCTTTGTGTGTGAAAACGTCAAAGCGGGTCAG ctgATACAGACAATAAGCGCTGTGGACACGGATGAACCTCTCGTTGGGCACAAGTTCGCCTTCAGCCTGAGTTCcaccaatcccaacttcacgaTTTTTGACAACGAAG ATAACACAGCCCGGATCCTTACCAGACGGGGTGGATTCAGTCGGAGAGAGACTAGCGTCTACCTGCTGCCGGTCATCATCTCGGACAACGATTACCCTATCCAGAGCAGCACGAGCACTCTAACCATtggcgtgtgtgcatgtgacagCCGGGGAAATATGCAGTCATGCAGCACGGAGGCGCTGCTGCGCTCAGCCGGGCTCAGCACGGGAGCCCTGGTGGCCATCTTGCTCTGTGTCATCATCCTCCTCA TGATCGTGGTCCTGTTCGCCGCCCTGAGGAGGCAGAAGAAGAAGGAGCCGCTGATCATCTCCAAGGAAGACGTGCGAGACAACGTGGTGAGCTACAACGACGAGGGCGGCGGCGAGGAGGACACACAGGCCTTTGACATCGGCACGCTGCGCAACCCCGAGGTGATGGAAGCTAACAAGCACCGTAGGGACATCATCCCCGAGATGCTGTTCCCCTTCCGCCGGGCGTCGCCCATCAAGGACAACGCGGACGTGCGTGACTTCATCAGCGCAAGGCTGCAGGACAACGACGCTGACCCCACTGCGCCGCCCTATGACTCGCTGGCCACGTATGCCTACGAGGGCAACGGCTCCCTCGCCGAATCGCTCAGCTCGCTGGAGTCCGCCGCAACAGAGGGCGACCAGGAATATGATTATCTTAGCACCTGGGGGCCACAGTTTAAAAAGCTAGCAGACATGTATATGGGAAAGGACAGTGACAATGATACTTAG